One Cuculus canorus isolate bCucCan1 chromosome 1, bCucCan1.pri, whole genome shotgun sequence DNA segment encodes these proteins:
- the ADAMTS1 gene encoding A disintegrin and metalloproteinase with thrombospondin motifs 1, whose protein sequence is MRSGARLALLAALLGLCLAERRALVQPRRLGAQRIRLDAFGERLTLELRPDSSFLAPGLTLQHLGGPPPPPQRDLSPCFYSGTVNGDPSSAAALSLCAGMRGAFSLRGRRYLIQPASGTPHRYGPHLLRLRGAPRDRPAARCAVAEPGETAGPESAGRAETRSRRKKRFVSSPRYVETMLVADQSMAEFHGSGLKHYLLTLLSVAAKLYKHPSIRNSISLVVVKIMVIYEERKGPDISSNAALTLRNFCSWQKQHNPPSDRHAEHYDTAILFTRQDLCGAKTCDTLGMADVGTVCDLNRSCSIIEDDGLQAAFTTAHELGHVFNMPHDDAKQCAGINGISRDFHMMASMLSNLDRSQPWSPCSAYMITTFLDNGHGECLLDKPHKPIQLPSDLPGTLYDANRQCQFTFGDESKHCPDAASTCTTLWCTGTSGGLLVCQTKHFPWADGTSCGEGKWCMNGKCVNKTEKKHYDTPVHGSWGSWGAWGECSRTCGGGVQYSFRECDNPIPRNGGKYCEGKRVQYRSCNIEDCPDNDGKTFREEQCEKHNEFSKSPFGSGPAVEWTPKFAGVSPKDRCKLICRAKGTGYFFVLQPKVVDGTPCSPDSTSVCVQGQCVKAGCDRMIGSNKKFDKCGICGGNGSTCKKVSGTLVRAKPGYHDVVTIPAGATNIEVKQRNHRGARHDGSFLAIKAVDGTYILNGDYTLSTLEQDITYKGSVLRYSGSSAALERIRSFSPLKEPLTIQVLTVGDLPQPKIKFTYFVKKPTQPGSEKVPSRKKESFNAIREIISSEWVIEEWGECSKSCGSGWQRRAVECRDPRGRPADDCARELKPSDVRPCADVPCPQWQLGDWSPCSKTCGKGFKKRLLKCISYDGSVLPQESCEPSKKPKHLIDFCNVTDCS, encoded by the exons ATGCGGAGCGGGGCGCGGCTGGCGCTGCTGGCGGcgctgctggggctgtgcctggCGGAGCGGCGGGCGCTGGTGCAGCCGCGCCGCTTGGGCGCCCAGCGGATCCGCCTGGACGCCTTCGGGGAGCGGCTGACGCTGGAGCTGCGGCCCGACAGCAGCTTCCTGGCCCCGGGTCTCACCCTGCAGCACCTGGGcgggccgccgccgccgccgcagcgCGACCTCTCCCCATGCTTCTACTCCGGCACCGTCAACGGGGACCCGAGCTCGGCCGCCGCCCTCAGCCTCTGCGCGGGGATGCGCGGCGCCTTCTCCCTGCGGGGACGGCGGTACCTCATCCAGCCGGCCTCCGGCACCCCGCACCGATACGGCCCCCACCTGCTCCGCCTCCGCGGGGCCCCCCGGGACCGACCCGCCGCCCGCTGCGCCGTGGCCGAACCGGGGGAGACCGCGGGACCGGAGTCCGCCGGGCGCGCAG aaacaagaagcaggaggaagaaaaggttcGTGTCCAGCCCCCGCTACGTGGAGACCATGCTGGTAGCTGACCAGTCCATGGCTGAGTTCCATGGCAGCGGGCTGAAGCACTATCTACTGACACTGCTTTCCGTGGCAGCCAAGCTGTACAAGCACCCCAGCATCCGTAACTCCATCAGCCTCGTAGTAGTGAAAATCATGGTCATTTACGAAGAGCGGAAGGGACCCGATATCTCTTCCAATGCAGCCCTGACTTTAAGAAACTTCTGCAgctggcagaagcagcacaacCCGCCCAGTGACCGGCACGCAGAGCACTACGACACAGCAATCCTCTTCACCAGGCAG GACCTTTGCGGTGCCAAGACATGTGATACTCTTGGGATGGCTGATGTGGGAACAGTTTGTGACCTAAACCGCAGTTGCTCTATCATAGAAGACGATGGTTTACAGGCTGCCTTTACAACAGCCCACGAGCTAG GTCACGTGTTTAACATGCCTCATGACGATGCAAAGCAATGTGCTGGTATTAATGGAATAAGCCGGGATTTCCACATGATGGCATCTATGCTTTCCAATCTGGATCGCAGCCAGCCTTGGTCTCCATGCAGTGCCTACATGATTACAACATTTTTGGATAACGGTCATG gtGAGTGTTTGTTGGACAAGCCGCACAAACCAATCCAACTTCCTTCTGACTTGCCTGGCACGTTGTACGATGCCAACAGACAGTGCCAGTTTACATTTGGAGATGAGTCCAAGCACTGCCCCGATGCAGCCAGTACGTGTACGACGCTGTGGTGTACTGGCACTTCTGGAGGACTGCTTGTGTGCCAAACCAAACATTTCCCTTGGGCAGACGGCACCAGTTGTGGGGAAGGGAAGTGGTGCATGAATGGCAAGTGTgtgaataaaactgaaaagaagcaTTATGat ACACCAGTGCATGGAAGCTGGGGATCCTGGGGTGCGTGGGGAGAGTGCTCCCGAACCTGTGGTGGTGGAGTGCAGTACTCCTTCAGGGAGTGTGACAACCCCATCCCAAGGAATGGGGGGAAGTACTGTGAAGGAAAGCGGGTGCAATACAGATCATGTAACATCGAGGACTGTCCGGACAACGATG gCAAAACCTTTAGGGAGGAACAATGTGAAAAGCACAATGAGTTTTCCAAGTCTCCCTTTGGAAGTGGACCCGCAGTGGAGTGGACACCCAAGTTTGCCGGTGTCTCTCCAAAGGATAGATGCAAGCTCATCTGCCGAGCAAAAGGAACAGGATACTTCTTTGTTTTACAGCCAAAG GTTGTGGACGGTACCCCATGTAGTCCTGATTCCACCTCCGTCTGCGTCCAGGGACAGTGCGTAAAGGCTGGCTGCGACCGTATGATAGGCTCCAATAAGAAATTTGACAAATGTGGTATCTGTGGTGGCAATGGATCTACTTGCAAGAAAGTGTCTGGCACGCTTGTTAGAGCAAA GCCTGGCTACCATGATGTTGTCACCATTCCAGCCGGGGCGACGAATATCGAGGTGAAGCAGCGAAACCACAGGGGTGCGAGACACGATGGCAGCTTCCTTGCCATCAAAGCCGTTGATGGCACCTACATCCTCAATGGCGATTACACCCTGTCAACGCTAGAGCAGGACATCACCTACAAGGGCAGTGTGCTGAGGTATAGTGGTTCCTCTGCTGCCCTGGAGAGGATACGCAGCTTCAGTCCTCTGAAGGAGCCTCTGACCATCCAGGTCCTAACGGTGGGGGACCTCCCACAACCCAAGATCAAGTTCACCTATTTCGTGAAGAAGCCCACTCAGCCTGGGTCAGAGAAAGTGCCGAGTAGAAAGAAAGAGTCCTTCAATGCTATCAGGGAGATCATCTCCTCTGAGTGGGTCATTGAGGAGTGGGGAGAGTGCTCCAAGTCATGTGGCTCAGGCTGGCAGCGACGGGCAGTGGAATGCCGGGACCCCCGAGGGCGTCCAGCTGATGACTGCGCCCGGGAGCTGAAGCCCAGTGACGTCCGGCCCTGCGCTGATGTGCCCTGCCCGCAATGGCAGCTGGGGGACTGGTCACCTTGCTCAAAGACATGCGGGAAAGGTTTCAAGAAGAGATTgttgaaatgtatttcttatgATGGCAGCGTGCTGCCTCAAGAAAGCTGTGAGCCttcaaagaaaccaaaacacctGATAGACTTCTGCAACGTTACGGACTGCAGTTAA